The Spirochaetales bacterium sequence GAACAGCTAAGAAATCTCCTTCCTCATCGTATCGATCCGAAGCTGATTACCGAATAAAAATCCTGACGGGTTGAAATTGACGGTTACGGAAATAAAAACATCAGAATAATAACGATACACCTTTTCCTCTGTTTTACGGCGGATAACGTTTAGGTTTTTTCATCCTTTTCCATACTCATCCAAAAAGCATATCCTCCCGGCGGACTTGTTCCGGTCTCGATACCGAACCGGAAGGATATGCTCCTTTCTTCACTCTCTACAACGAATCGAAATATTCCTGCCTGATATCGACCTGTACCCCGTTTTCCCTCATTAAATTGATGACGGCTTCTGCTGAGGCATCCAATGGATTGCCGACAAGGGAAAGCACCTTCAAATTGTTAACGAGATTCACCAGGGGAGTGATATCGCTTATATTGTTGTTTTTGAGGTTCAGGGATGTCAGGCTGGTACAGTTTGCTAGCGGCGAGATATCCTCGAGTGTCCCGACATTCAGAACGAGTTTTGTCATCTTTTTCAGGTATCCCAGAGCGGTAATATCGTTTATCGGGTTACCGCAAAGGTTCAGTTTCGACAGATTGGTGAGATTCGCAAGCGGCGTGATGTCGGATATCTGATTGTTGTAAAGGTCGAGATACGTCACCTTTGTCAGGTTTGCCAGTGGTGTAATATCGATAATATGATTGTCATTGAGGGTTAGGTACGTCAGATTCGTAAGGTTTGCAAGGGGGGTAATATCGACGATGTCGTTGAAGTGACAGAGAAGTTCCGTCATTTTGGTCATGTTCGCAAGCGGGGTGATATCGCTAATCTGATTGACGATAATATTGAGGTTTGTCAGATTGGTCATGTTCGCAATGGGAGTGATATCGATCAGGTGATTGGTGGCGATATTGAGTTTCCTCATATCGGTCAGGTTTTCTATGGGTGCAAGATCGATCGGGTACCAGTTATTATTGAGAAGCAGGTTTGACAACCCGCTGAAATGTTCCAGACCATTTATATCGTTGATATACAGGTGGCTCAGGTCGATACTGCCTATTGTGTACACATCGGTATTGTAGATCGGTCCCTCAGGTATATCGATTAGCTCCCGGATTGCCGCTTCGAGAATGGGGTCGGTGAAATCGATGAGTGTTTGTTCGGGCGGTTCCGGACCGGAGCCCCCGATTAAACTCACATTGTCGATATAGACATCATTCGCGTCGAGACCGCAATTGAACTCGACCCGCGCCGTGGTATCGTTCGCCGAAGCGGTAAAGTCGAATGAATAGGTTGTCATGGACGTCGATAAACTCAAAGGACCCGATGCGGAATAGCTGGTATACGGATCTTCGGACATGCCGACATTCGCTTCGATTGTTCTCGGTGAAACGCTTCGTGCATCGAAAGTAAATGTGTAATCCGTTCCGCTGAATATATTGATGCCCCCCTGGCTGATCTGAACGTTCCATGTTTCGGTACCACCGTCGGTTATACCGATGTGAAGTTCGCCGTTATCGACCGAAAGACTTCCCGCCCCGGGCGAATAATAACCGGCGGTCCAATGCGTGGTTCCGTCGGCGAAATCACCGTTAACGATATTTTCCGTACCCGCGACAGTGGGCGGCCAGGTTATCAACCCGACGAAATACCGGGCGACAAGAAGGGTGTCGACAATGGTTACGGAACCGTCTCCATCGACATCGGCGACGGTCCGGTCGAATCCGTTCGGATCCAGCCCCACGGCATACTGGGCGATAAGAAGCGCGTCGACAATGTTGATCGATGAATCGTTATTCACATCTCCCAGTTCGGCCCCGCATACGGCGAAGGCTGTGCATAAAAACAACGAGCCCAACATAATAATGTTTTTGACTTTCATTACTTACCTCTTTTCACTATACTTTTTATTAAAATTTATTTTAAATATACGGATTACAAATATAATGTACCGCTTTTTATTTTGCCTTGGGCCATTATAAGGCAAAAAACACGATTTTGTCAATAGTGAGGGATCAATAATGACCTCAAGTATCTTCACGTGCTATTTGTTTGCCAAACATCCGGGGTTTAGCCAAAAACATTGTGTCAATTTCAGACATAACATGGGATTCGGGTGTTTTTTTACCATTTGCTATTCATTTTAGCAGGAAAATGATTTATTTGTTAAGATCGAGTGTCGCTACGTAGACGTTAAGAATGATTTATTGGCAGCAAGACGATTTCCGGCTTGGATATATCGAGGAATACCCTGACTATCGGACGCAGGGACATACTCTATCACTCAGCAGAAAACCTTCCGCTTCGAGATCCGGCCGGCCGTCGATCATTTTCCCCCACAAAAAATCGTCTTCGCGCGTGATGCCGCCTTCGTTCCAGACACATCGTTCGACTGGCTGTACGTCCGTGTATCCGGCCACGTAGAGGATGATATCGCCGCCTCTCAGGGCATAGCGGCCCGTTCTCGTCCATCGTTCGGTATCGGCGGAAATCCGGACGGTCATCATGACGAAGCCCGTATCGGTGAAAACGAACTCGTAATTTGGACAATAATCGCTTGCGCTCATCGAGTAGAACTCATCGTTGAATCCGCGGCCCGAAAGCATGAAATCGATGAACGCCGGTTCGCTGCGGACGGCATCAAGATCCCCGTCTTCGAGAATCTTTTCTATCCTGCTTTTGTCGAGTTCCAGGGTTTTTTCGAGATACGCGATAATGTCGGAAATTTTTTCAGACCGATGAGAAGTATAGGTCAGCGCGAGCACGCATGCCGCGTTATGATAAGGATAGACGGAGGCGGGGTCTTCTTCCATGGCTTTTTGAAAAAATCCAAGGGCCTTCTCATAGTCTTTCCGGCAATACGCTTCGTAGCCCGCCCCGTTTGGTTCCATTGCCTTGCGTGAATCGGCGCGGGCAGGGGCCGGATAGACGAAAAACAAACCGATAACGGATAATATCAGTACTGTTTTCATGGTTTTTCCCTTCCGTATCCATGAAAGAATATACCACAGACCGTTGGAATTTTAAAGAGACACGGGAAAAATTGTGTTTTTCTTGACGCCCGTATGAGTTTTTTCACCTCCGATGCGCCGGGACCGTGCTTTCTCATCCGCCGGGCGCCGGAATCCGGCCGAGAAAAGAACGTCAAAGGCGTTTTCCGCGAATTGTTTCCATCACATAACAAAGAGTGTTGACATTTGACCTGCTTCAATATAACATAATAGGTGAGTCTTTTTGATTATTATCGGGAAACCGGGTTATGATGATGAAAACAAGGGTACTTGTTGCAGAGGACAATATCGACCATCTCGAACTTCTTTCGGATGCGCTTTCGGAAGAAAACGAGGTCATGGGAACGGACAGCAGGGAAGGCTGCATGGAGCTGCTCGAAAAGCACAGCTTCGATCTGGTCGTACTCGATTACAATCTCAAAAAGGATTTTTCAGGGTTCGATATTCTGAGGGAAATAACCCTGAAATACCCGTACCTTCCGGTTATTATGGTCACCGCCTATGGAAACGAAGATCTCGCCGTCAAGGTCATGAAAATCGGTGCCAAGGATTATATTCGAAAGACGCTCGACAACAACTATATCGACCGGATCGTCGGCAACGTGCGCACCCTGGTGCAGCGAAAGGACAGGGCGGATTATAAAAAGGTAAAAAAGAACGCGCTGTCCTTTCTCCGTGAGCACGAAGACGATTTCATCGACCGGTGGAAAGAGAGTATCCATTCGAGCGAGGAACGTTTCGATGTGTCGCACGATCTTCGGCTTTCGGACGAGCTGCTTCGCCTCTGCTACCGGGCCTTTATAACGGATATCGAGAAGGATCAACTCAACGAAACGCTCGCCGTGTTCAAAAAGAATATCGAACAACAGGAAAAAAAGGAGCGGCTTCTTATAGGGTTCGAGTTGTTGAACATGACCTTCAAGGAGATCGTCCACAGCCTTCTCATCAAGGAGTTTTCGAATTTTTTCGATTTCGGCTCAACCCTGATGGAACAAATCAACTGGATCATCGATGTGAATGAAATCGTACTCAACAAGGAATACGAGAAGATAATCGACGATGTCGTCGAAGAAGTGAAGGAGCAGGAGAACTTCTCGGCGCGGTCCGATCTTATCCTGAATCTCAAAAGCCGGCTGAGCGATTCGCTGGCCGTCATCGAGAAGAAATCGCGTGAAATAGCCGTCAACACCGGAAAGGCGCACGAAAAAACGGTTTCGGAGATCATCGGCCAGGTAAAAAAGATAACATCGGTCATCGAAGCCTTCGAGAATGAATGCGCCAGTCATCTGGCCGATGACAGGAATAAACGGAAAAAGGGAAAGAACAGGGGATAAGGGATGGAGGAGATACAGCAGATTACCGAAATAAACGGGCAACCGCCTGAACCCCGGCAAACGCTTCCTTCGATCGACGAGATCAGGAACGGACACATCATCCTGATCGCCGTCGATAAATCGGACCGTATCGTGTATACGGACAATGAGTTCGCGGAGTTTCTGGGGAAAGACCTCTCCGGGATTATCGGGGCGCGGATACAGGATTTTCTCCACCACTACATGCTCGGTAATCTCTCGAAACAGGAACTTTCTTTTGTAAAGTTTGCCGGAAATTATGAAAAACCGAATGTCGAGATCGATTTTCTTCCCTCTTCCGACGGCGAACGAAAGACACTGATTTGCGAGTTCAAGTATTCGGATGAACTGCGGGCGATAGGGTGGGAGATTCTCGTTACCGGGAGGGACGTGGCCATTGTCAAACAACTCGAGCGGCTTATCGAGGTCATGCAGGAAACATCCCGCCAGCTTCTCTCCGGAAATTTCGACATGGCAATGCGGCTCGACAGCAACAGAAAGATCAAATCCATGAACTCATGCTGCGAACGGGAAATGGGCATCAAGAAAAACGATATCACGGGAAAGGACATCACCACGATACTGAGCAGGGAACGGGACAGGGTATCGCTCAACCAGGCTTTCGAACAGGCTTCGGCTTTTCACAATGTCTATAATCTGCGGGTCGACCTCAAAATAAACGACCGGATACTCCCGACCCTCGTCAATGTCCAGGCCTTGCGGGACAGCTTCAACAATGATATCGGTTTCGCGCTGGTGCTGCGGAATATCGAGGAGGAAACGAAAAAGGATTCTGTCCTGAAGCGCCTCGAGGCGATCGATAAAATGAAT is a genomic window containing:
- a CDS encoding tetratricopeptide repeat protein, with the protein product MKTVLILSVIGLFFVYPAPARADSRKAMEPNGAGYEAYCRKDYEKALGFFQKAMEEDPASVYPYHNAACVLALTYTSHRSEKISDIIAYLEKTLELDKSRIEKILEDGDLDAVRSEPAFIDFMLSGRGFNDEFYSMSASDYCPNYEFVFTDTGFVMMTVRISADTERWTRTGRYALRGGDIILYVAGYTDVQPVERCVWNEGGITREDDFLWGKMIDGRPDLEAEGFLLSDRVCPCVR
- a CDS encoding response regulator, encoding MMMKTRVLVAEDNIDHLELLSDALSEENEVMGTDSREGCMELLEKHSFDLVVLDYNLKKDFSGFDILREITLKYPYLPVIMVTAYGNEDLAVKVMKIGAKDYIRKTLDNNYIDRIVGNVRTLVQRKDRADYKKVKKNALSFLREHEDDFIDRWKESIHSSEERFDVSHDLRLSDELLRLCYRAFITDIEKDQLNETLAVFKKNIEQQEKKERLLIGFELLNMTFKEIVHSLLIKEFSNFFDFGSTLMEQINWIIDVNEIVLNKEYEKIIDDVVEEVKEQENFSARSDLILNLKSRLSDSLAVIEKKSREIAVNTGKAHEKTVSEIIGQVKKITSVIEAFENECASHLADDRNKRKKGKNRG
- a CDS encoding PAS domain-containing protein, translated to MEEIQQITEINGQPPEPRQTLPSIDEIRNGHIILIAVDKSDRIVYTDNEFAEFLGKDLSGIIGARIQDFLHHYMLGNLSKQELSFVKFAGNYEKPNVEIDFLPSSDGERKTLICEFKYSDELRAIGWEILVTGRDVAIVKQLERLIEVMQETSRQLLSGNFDMAMRLDSNRKIKSMNSCCEREMGIKKNDITGKDITTILSRERDRVSLNQAFEQASAFHNVYNLRVDLKINDRILPTLVNVQALRDSFNNDIGFALVLRNIEEETKKDSVLKRLEAIDKMNALGELAVGISHQIKNYINAISSGILLLEMDISSRFGELTDDQHVVIDHLNDVKNHLAKLTWLTKHLLAFANNQKTPVESLGNVNSVLQSVYNLVHDTVKKRNAVIELQLADKLPVIFFSPIHLEQTILNIVNNAVDALPAQDGLITVKSFKSEKKWVTITISDNGCGIPEEMKQKIFDIFETTKPVGKGTGLGLYLAHQFISFMKGTISVDSTVGKGTTFTIRLPISKIPGIIA
- a CDS encoding leucine-rich repeat domain-containing protein, giving the protein MKVKNIIMLGSLFLCTAFAVCGAELGDVNNDSSINIVDALLIAQYAVGLDPNGFDRTVADVDGDGSVTIVDTLLVARYFVGLITWPPTVAGTENIVNGDFADGTTHWTAGYYSPGAGSLSVDNGELHIGITDGGTETWNVQISQGGINIFSGTDYTFTFDARSVSPRTIEANVGMSEDPYTSYSASGPLSLSTSMTTYSFDFTASANDTTARVEFNCGLDANDVYIDNVSLIGGSGPEPPEQTLIDFTDPILEAAIRELIDIPEGPIYNTDVYTIGSIDLSHLYINDINGLEHFSGLSNLLLNNNWYPIDLAPIENLTDMRKLNIATNHLIDITPIANMTNLTNLNIIVNQISDITPLANMTKMTELLCHFNDIVDITPLANLTNLTYLTLNDNHIIDITPLANLTKVTYLDLYNNQISDITPLANLTNLSKLNLCGNPINDITALGYLKKMTKLVLNVGTLEDISPLANCTSLTSLNLKNNNISDITPLVNLVNNLKVLSLVGNPLDASAEAVINLMRENGVQVDIRQEYFDSL